DNA from Cherax quadricarinatus isolate ZL_2023a chromosome 7, ASM3850222v1, whole genome shotgun sequence:
gtcttagacagggatgtgtaatgtcaccatggttgtttaatatatttatagatggggttgtaaaggaagtaaatgctagggtgtttgggagaggggtgggattaaattatggggaatcaaattcaaaatgggaattgacacagttactttttgctgatgatactgtgcttatgggtgattctaaagaaaaattgcaaaggttagtggatgagtttgggaatgtgtgtaaaggtagaaagttgaaagtgaacatagaaaagagtaaggtgatgagggtgtcaaatgatttagataaagaaaaattggatatcaaattggggaggaggagtatggaagaagtgaatgttttcagatacttgggagttgacgtgtcggcggatggatttatgaaggatgaggttaatcatagaattgatgagggaaaaaaggtgagtggtgcgttgaggtatatgtggagtcaaaaaacgttatctatggaggcaaagaagggaatgtatgaaagtatagtagtaccaacactcttatatgggtgtgaagcttgggtggtaaatgcagcagcgaggagacggttggaggcagcggagatgtcctgtttaagggcaatgtgtggtgtaaatattatgcagaaaattcggagtgtggaaattaggagaaggtgtggagttaataaaagtattagtcagagggcagaagaggggttgttgaggtggtttggtcatttagagagaatggatcacagtagaatgacatggaaagcatataaatctataggggaaggaaggcggggtaggggtcgtcctcgaaagggttggagagagggggtaaaggaggttttgtgggtaaggggcttggacttccagcaagcgtgcgtgagcgtgttagataggagtgaatggagacgaatggtacttgggacctgacgatctgttggagtgtgagcagggtaatatttagtgaagggattcagggaaaccggttattttcatatagtcggacttgagtcctggaaatgggaagtacaatgcctgcactttaaaggaggggtttgggatattggcagtttggagggatatgttgtatctttatatgtttatgcttctagactgttgtattctgagcacctctgcaaaaacagtgataatgtgcgagtgtggtgaaagtgttgaatgatgatgaaagtattttctttttggggattttctttcttttttgggtcaccctgcctcggtgggagacggccgacttgttgaaaaaaaaaaaaaaaaaaattatatgtttcactgtaaacacctggtccacacaccccctacctttcctaaagcctccttgttcatctgctatcctattctccgtcttactcttaattctttcaataataactcttccatacactttaccaggtatactcaacagacttatccccctataatttttgcactctcttttgtcccctttgcctttatacaaaggaactatgcatgctctctgccaatccctaggtacctctaTCCTTATCGAAACAAAATTACACTAAGTAGGGGGATTACTATAACTAAAAAATCTACTGGTAATACAGGGTGTTTCACTCATAGAAGGCCCAGAGTTGGTATTCAAATAGTTGCAACCATCTTGTTTGTATATTATACAAATAAGATGGTTGCAACTACAGGAGTACCAGCTTGGAGCCTCCTACAAGTGAAACACCTTGTATAATTCAAGTATAAACtcgtgattgcaaacaaaccatggtacaGGTGGCACTTGAACTTGTggcaagtgagttgtaaaacaTCAGGCCAGTACATAAgcccagtggcttatgcactggcctggaattttacCACTCACTTGCCGTGAGTTTGAGCCCCACTCATCCAGTGGTTTAATTTAAGTGTACAGTGGTATcttgggatacgaacagctcaaaatttgaacagttatgtaagtgtatttatgtaagtgcttttgtaagtgtatttttgggggtctgaaatggattaatctaattgacattattccttataggaacaaattcgttcggtatcggcactcaaacagccttctggaacgaattaaatttgtatcccgaggtaccactgtattattattattattattatttacttagTTTTACTTCAACAGGTGTGATTCTGGAAAGGCACTGAAAGTTGCAACTGCCCAGAGCTTTGTGGTGGTTATGCAGCCACATCAGCCAAGTATTGAGCTCAATGGCACCACCAACTTTGCTGAGGAGTATGAATCATTCCGCCAAGGCCTTCGTGTTTTCCCTGATGTTGGTGTGTATCTGTCAGCAGCTGCTGAGGAAGCCACTGCTCCGACCCCAGGGGGACAACtggatgagtgtgtagtgtcTGTGTACCCACCTCTCAACCCTGACCATGAAACTTTGGTCCTCCCAGACAACCTTATTTCAGAACTTGGATTGGTGTCATCCATCACTAGGCAGGGAGCAACAATATCAggagcacacacaacacatcactaccaGTCCATTCTTCGTCAGATTCATTATGCCAACCGCAAGCCTGCATATTACCTCAACCGTGCATTCAAACTATCTTGCTCTGAGCTGGGTGGCAGATTTACCAGCAATGAATATGTCCAGACGGTTTGTATTAtcctcttcaatttttttttttttttttgcacaaagTAGGCTTCTGTTACTTAATTCAAGAGTTAAAAATTTGCTGTTATTATTTCCAAAAGCTTTAAAAACTAACTTAACTACAGTTTAAatttaatccttaaactgtccaaatgtagatctacgttttttcaacatttgaaagtatgtaaaaaaagtagatcttctcttctttttttttacatttgaaaacgtgtaaaaaaactttgatctactttttttttatatttgaaaatatgtaaaaaaacgtagatctacttttggagcactacgcatgtgaacgtaaatttgtttggacagtttaagggttaacaaatATTTCTGACATATGGTAAGGACTATGTAAAAAGGATTTTTGGAACAACGTATTTTTCAACATATTTTTCCCTTCCCCTTCTCAACTTGCATGTATTATGGGCTTGCTTTTTGAAGTTTTTAAAAAAATTGCtattaatattaaaataaaaaaaatttgtatACATCATTGAATTCTTACAGGTGACTGTGATCCACCCACAGTTGAGTGTTGACAGGGGTTCAGGTCTAACTGGCAGTAGCAGTCCCTTGGCCAACACCATTCCTGAGAATCCAGGTCACTCTGGCCACACCCACAGCCAGGGCGCAGAGAGTGGTGGCCCCCTtactcatcacaacccacttCCTGTACCAGCCCATGCCAAGATTGCCGCTCACCATGTGGAGCTCAAACCAGCTCATACTGTCAATGACGTCTACTTCACCTCCAATGTCATGGAAGGAGTGGCAGTGAATAGCGCAGGTAAGATCACtattgcctattttttttttaaatgtatatttaaaaattttaatGATTAGACCTTGTTTGCAGTGAAATCCAATTTATTTGTAGTTTTTTATTTTACAAATGGTAAAGTTGGTATaatgtgtatacagtggacccccggtttatgatattatttcattccagaagtatgttcaggtgccagtactgaatgaatttgttcccataaggaatattgtgaattagattagtccatttcagacccccaaacatacgcgtacaaacgcacttacataaatacacttacataattggtcgcattgggagctgatcgtaaagcgggggtccactgtatatggaaacATGTTCACTTTGTTAGGTTAAAGGACATAGttacaactaatgcgacattttattgtgggaacATTTCACTTTCAATAACAGCTTCATCAAGCCTTtaccaaagctcctggagagtgaaacattgacACAATAAAATGTCCCATGAGTTGTATCTGTGACTTTTTCATTAATTCTACCATTATGAGCCTGGCCCACAGGCAGGCTCCAGGAGGAGAAAGACttgaaattcatcaaaggtatatattaTTTATGTTCTCTTTGTCAAGGTCAAGAAATGATACTAATATATTACATTAGTATTAGTGATACTGTACATTTCATCACTTGTTTTCTTTAGATATAGAAAAAAGTTATCCCTCATAAGAGTTTAATTCACTGCTGCATATTTCAGTGTATTTTTAAGGTGAGTATGTTAGCATACCTGTCAGTTTCTGTGGTAATCAGATTAGTATGCTGATCTCAAAATATAAAACCATTAATTCTaaattcatgctttttttttataacaTTTTTCAAAAACAGAATGATACACGATTCTCGGTATACCCAACTTATTTTTGTGTTTAATGTTATGAAGGTTCCATGTACCTCTTACAACAACAACttagttattaattattattattatgtgataaTTTCAATAATGGTGCCACAGGTAACTAATAAAGAAAAATGGGAAACTTTAGCCAAAGACCATGTATCAAGGCAATAGTTAAAGAACTACTATGTTTCATGTGTCTTTTTCCCTTTCTCCATATTTTTTTTAGTGGGCACGTGTGTACAGAATTTTGTTGCGGAAGCTTAACGTAGTATTTTTACTGAATATTACATATAATGTGACTACCAAATTCTTTTTTCTGTTTGTGAATTAATGTATCTGTCTGTATCTGATTTATCGTTCATGAGGGGCAGATATTGTCTGGCATTATCTCCAGGCATCTCTAATGCCTTTGAGTTTTAAAAACATGAAGGAACAGCTGTAAATTAGCCAAGGAATTCCACATGTTGGCTTGCCTGTCAGATAAATAAATGAAGCGTTTGGAACTTGCCTGCATTAATAAGAAAGTGAGGAATGATTGAAGATTACCTCACCTTTCATGTTGAAGGCAGCAATTGGTAGGGAAAAAATGAAAAGGTAACTTCTGAAGCTCAGATAAGGAAACTGCAGTGGGCAAAAACGTGGGAATGGTGTACTGGATTTTGAAAGTACAGTTTGGAGGCAGAGGAAATGAAGACCACTAACATGCACTGCTTTATATTtatcctcttccctctctctcttcccttcccatCAACACAAAACATTTGGgaaaaagacttttttttttcctcaacaagtcggctgtctcccactgaggcagggtgacccaaaaaagaaagaaaatccccaaaaagaaaatactttcatcatcattcaacactttcaccacactcacacattatcactgtttttgcagaggtgctcagaatacaacagtttagaaacatatacgtataaagatacacaacatatccctccaaactgccaatatcccaaacccctcctttaaagtgcaggcattgtacttcccatttccaggactcaagtccaactatatgaaaataaccggtttccctgaatcccttcactaaatattaccctgctcacactccaacagattgtcaggtcccaagtatcgttcgtctccattcactccgatctaacatgctcacgcacgcttgctggaagtccaaacccctcgcccacaaaacctcctttacccccctctctccaaccctttcgaggacgacccttacccctccttccttcccctatagatttatatgctttccatgtcattctactttgatccattctctctaaatgaccaaaccacctcaacaacccctcttctgccctctgactaatgcttttattaactccacaccttctaatttccacactccgaattttctgcataatatttacaccacacattgcccttagacaggacatctccgctgcctccaaccgtctcctcgctgctgcatttaccacccaagcttcacatccatataagagtgttggtactactatactttcatacattcccttctttgcctccatagataacgttttttgactccacatatacctcaacgcaccactcaccttttttccctcatcaattctatgattatcctcatccttcataaatccatccgagaacacatcaactcccaagtatctgaaaacattcacttcttccatactcctcttccctaatttgatatccaatttttctttatctaaatcatttgataccctcatcaccttactcttttctatgttcactttcaactttctacctttacacacattcccaaactcatccactaaactttgcaatttttctttagaatctcccataagcacagtatcatcagcaaaaagtaactgtgtcaattcccattttgaatttgattccccataatttaatcccacccctctcccgaacaccctagcatttacttcttttacaaccccatctataaatatattaaacaaccatggtgacattacacatctctatctaagacctacttttaccgggaagtattctccctctcgtctacacaccctaacctgagcctcactatcctcataaaaactcttaacagcatttagtaacttaccacctattccatatacagtggacccccggttaacgatattttttcactccagaagtatgttcaggtgccagtactgaccgaatttgttcccataagaaatattgtgaagtagattagtccatttcagacccccaaacatacacgtacaaacgcacttacataaatacacttacataattggtcacattcggaggtaatcgttatgcgggggtccactgtacttgcaacatctgccacattgctcctctatccactctatcatatgccttttctaaatccataaatgcaataaaaacttccctacctttatctaaatactgttcacatatatgcttcaatgtaaacacttgatctacacatcccctacccactctgaagcctccctgctcatccgcaatcctacattctgtcttacctctaattctttcaattataaccctaccgtatacttttcctggtatactcagtaaacttattcctctataatttttacaatctctcttgtcccctttccctttatataaagggactatacatgctctctgccaatccctaggtaccttcccctctttcatacatttattaaacaaaagtaccaaccactccaacactatatcccccccctgcttttaacatttctgtcatgatcccattagttccagctgctttaccccctttcattctacgtaatgcctcacgtacttccaccacacttacattctgctcttcttcactcctaaaagatggtacacctccctggccagtgcatgaaattaccgcctccctttcttcttcaacatttaaaagttcctcaaaatattctcgccatctacctaatacctccatctccccatctactaactcccctactctgtttttaactgataaatctatactttccctaggctttcttaacttgtttaactcactccaaaattttttcttattttcattaaaatttcttgacagtgcctctcccactctatcatctgctctccttttgcactctctcgccactctcttcacctttcttttactctccatatactctgctcttcttataacacttctgttaaTGATTATTTGGGTGAGAATAGCAACCTTTTGAATATAAAAAATGCAGTGTTGAAAATATTGAGCACTTCTTAGCCAATCAGGTTTGTTGATGTAGTGTAGAAATGATTGGAAAAGTAGCAAGAGTTCAAACTAGGGATGTGTAAGATGTAATAAGGTATTATAGGTGCTGACTGTGTATCCTACTTGTGGCCGACAGACCTGTATGGGGGTAGCAGGACTCAGGCTGCTGTGCTGGCGGCGGGTGAGCTCAATACATGCCATGTACTGTTGGCTCTATAGAGGAATAATTCATAGCACTTACTTGGGGCTTATATGCAGGCTGCTtattgtaaaagaaaaaaaaagtgtatttTGTTATTTCTAAGATCTGGTAATATAGTCCCGGGAAACTATCGAATAAAAGATGTATTTCATCTCAGTACAATGTACAGTATTCAGATTTCAGGAAATTTGCTCTCACCTTTTTGTTTATTTGCAAATAAATTGTATTGGTATTTAATATTGCTGATATATCTCTGCCACTTTGCTTTCATGTGAAAATAGCTTCTCTGATAATATAGCACACCAGCCTGGATTTTGCCCTTGCTTGTAAAACTTGCACCATTGTCCAGAACCACATACAAAGAAGTGAGCTAGATGTTTCGCACATTTATCCTGAACTTCTCAGTTTCACGTTCAGGATTATAGCACAGCTGCACAAATAGGGCACTAGTATGATTGTAAAATACAAAATGTAAAATGTGTAGTATTTATCTCCTAGCTCCTATAACTGTCTTTATATGAGATAGCATTGTTTGCCCATTATTGCAACTAGTTCTAGATGTCTGGCTGTAAATATTTTGAAATGCCACAAGTACCATAGCAATATAAGTGATGTAAAGCAAAGAGCAGAATAAGGGCTATTGAAATGGTTTGCTCCTACAGAAAGAGATGCACAAAATCATTAGGTTCACTAATGCCCCAACACCAGCCTTATACAAGTGCAATGATCACCAGTTTGACAAGTGCATGGATTGGCAGACTAAAACAGGTGCACAGATCACCAGTCTTAGAAGTGCACAGATTGCCAGCCTTACACAAGTGCACAGATTGCCAGCCTAACACAAGTGCACATATTACCAGTTATACATAAATGCATGgatcaccatcatacattagtGTTCAGATCACCAGTCATACACAAGTACGAGGATCACCAGCCATACACAAGTACAAGGATCACCAGCCATACACAAGCAAAAAGATCACCATCCATGCACAAATACAAGGATCACCAGCCATGCACAAATACAAGGATCACCAGCCATACACAAGTACAAGGATCACCAGCCATACACAAGTACAAGGACCACCAGCCATACACAAGTACAAGGATCACCAGCCATtcaccagcacaaggatcaccatcATATGCAAATACAAGGATCACCATCATATGTAAATACAAAGATCACCATCATATGCAAGTACAAGGATCACCAGCCATACACTagcacaaggatcaccagccATACACTagcacaaggatcaccagccATACACAATCACAAGGATCACCGTTACATGCAAGTACAAGAATCGCCAACCATACACAAGTATCAAATTACAGCCATACAAACATTTAGGAATTACCAGCCATACACAAGCACACCGAtcaccagtcatacacacatCAAGCATCTCCAACCATACAGAGGTGCAAGGATGATAACCAtacacaagtacagtggacccccggtttacaatcagctcccaatgccaccaattatgtaagtgtatttatgtaagtgcatttgtatgtgtatgtttgggggtctgaaatggactaatctaattcacaatattccttatgggaacaaattcggtcagtactggcacctgaatatacttctgggatgaaataatatcgtaaaccgggggtccactgtacaaggatCACCAACCAAGCACCAAACAACCAGTCAGACACATGTTCATGAATTAAATGCCCTTGTATCATACCTGTACTTACCATGATCAGACCACAAGCACCAATATGTAATTAGCATAGTAATTTTGTTCTGTAACACTATTTACATAAACATTTTAAACGCATTAATTTACAGCAAACATTAACTTAAAAATACGTATACGCAGAGATCTTAATGAAATAAACCTTTTAAATAATATAGTCGTTGTTTGGCAGTGATTATCAACAAACCCTTCAGTCCAGTAAACCAACACTTAAACCCactcaggtttttttttttttatattttgtaatTAAGAATAAAGTTGATTTACACTAATAATCCTGgtgtataacttttttttttgtatgggATAAAAAAGATTGTGTTATGGCCAACTGTATATGGGTGTAGTGCCTGCAGTTTAAAAGTTGGATGGGGATATTACCATTGAGTGGGTTAACATGGAACTTTAATGCCTGTGCCATTTtggaaataagtaagtttattcaggtatacacaaatacagttacatagattatcatacatagcagcatatgtgtagagaacctgggataacccaaaaaagtcggacagagtgacttatttccattggggtcctttatataATGAAGTTTGTGAGTAATGATGAATGATCTTCAGTATTATTTCAGTAATAATGATACTCATGTTTAGATGTGCTATTAAATAATTTAGTATAGCTTTTGTGAGGTCAAAAGTACGCTTGACTTCTCAGACATTAAAATGTcagtctgtctgtatctctgatGCTCTTTTTTTCTCTTATGATCTTACCTTTAAGAAAGTGGCCAAAATGTAATAATAACCTCTAGGCATTCCTGCTCCTCGACTAAAAATGGTTCGCCTTATGGTATTTTGACTTTATGATGATGCAAGAGCAATTACTTTCCTGATGAAACTtaaagataattacccagcatgaaggcggcaagtccataacttgtagtcatttatttacttttcattaCTGGTATTTAATTAGTTAcaataattatttgtttatatactCATTCAGCGatagtagttatttatttatttactcatTCAGTGATAGTAATTATCTATGTATTTATTTAGCATATTCATATTCGACATACGTATTTTCAACTTAGGATGGATTTGTCAAAACATAACCCCAtcataagtcaaggagcacctgtactTTCTGTGTGTCCTCATAGAATCTTTCTTATATGTCCTGTACCCCACATATCCTTACCACACTACAGAATATTAATATTAACCTGCTTTACTACTAATTCCACCTCTCCTTCCTTTTGTCACTCCTATCTTCCATACCATTTCTTGTGAATTTTCTCTCCCTTGTTTCTTAATTATACTGCATCCATTTTTTAGTTCTCTTTTGTAGCCTCAGCTTTAGATTTGTGTCTAATTCCATGGCCAAATTTTTCTTCCAAAGGCCAGGGTTGTAGGAATAATTTTTTTCAATGCTCTGGCCTTGTAGGAGTAGTCTAATCAGAAAATACATTTCAACAGAGCTAAAGATCTTGTTGAAAAGACCTGTTTTAACTAAAACAacttataatttaaaaaaaaaattttactgcaACACGTAATGGTTACTTTATCTTGCTTAGGAAAGGTAATTCAAAAACAAATGAGTTGATATATTTTCTTGAAAGATACTTTCACTCTGGTAAAACAAACTTGATACTGTGCTTATATGATTATGTGAATGTTTTAATGAGCTTATTATAATAATTCTCCAGTTTGGAAAGTCTCTGAGTTTGAATAGATCatttagaaaaccaacaagttgataaatgagacacttgtccaacatttggttatctttattctggaaatgttttgccagccagtggcttcttcagtctagtgctGAGAAGCAGTGatacgtttccagaataaagatagccAAATGTTGCATGAGGGTTTCATTTATGGTATCTTAAGTTAATTGTTTGCAGTGTGACAGCCAAAGGAGCCATGTGTTCAAGACTGTAAGGTGGCCTTTTTTGGATCTAGCGACAGACTATAATACAAGATTATGAAGTGATGAAGGCACTTTGAATGTTTTGAGCATGATGGTACATTGCTAAACTAGTTTTCTGTGATACTTTAAAGCATGAGAATTGTAAAAGAAAAATATGTGAATATGACATCTTTTAGAGCTTAGAAAATGTTGGAGTAATTGGGACAGTACATTAACTTGCAGTATGTTTCCTTCCCCTTTTGGTGGGAAAAGTGCCTCCCACTTTCAACATTAAGAAATGTAGTAACCTCTGTTTTCCTTTCAAGGAAAACAAATAATGGATTGattgttacagtgcctgcactctaaagggggattttgggatatttactgtttagagtgacatctaaactgtcgtatctgcaggcctctggcaaaacagggatggtgtgaatgatagtgaaagtgtttctgttttgggtctccctgcctcggtggtagacagccagcatgttaaaaatttACTGTATCAGTGCCATGGTATTGAACTCTACCGTACAGCTCACTTTTGCATATTATGTTTTGCAGATCAGCTGAAGACTGGTAACAAAGGTGTTCCCAGTTAACGTTAGAATGACATAATTACTATGATGCTTATTCTTGTAAATAAATCCATTGATTATAACAGGACATGCAGTGACGATCatcattgttgtgtgtgtgggcttcctggtgtttatggtggtgctgggtgtAATCCGTGTTCGTGCTGCCCACACCCGTCATGCTCACGAAGATGTGGCCGATGCAGAGATGGCATGGGATGATTCCTCGCTTAACATCACAGTTAACCCCATGGAGGTATTTATTTGATGTTTTCTCAGTTTAATCTATACTTTTGATTCATGACTGAAacattgtcgtaagctcctctctcttatgtttgtgtatgtatgtatgtacatacatacacacacgtgtgtattatatatatatataatacacacacacacacatacatacggccgacgtgttaaaaaaaaaaatacgcacacacacgtatgtacCTCATTGATTTTCTGTATAATTGTTTGCCAATGTCCACAGTTCTCAAGATTGTCAGATCATGGCATCATATCTTTGGGCCAGGGCCACTAAACAAAAGGTCACAATGGGACCCCTGTGTGTTTTAACTGTAAGCCAGACTGTTTATTGCTGTATTTTCTAAGCAAAATGTGTATCTCGTCATATGAAGGTAAATTGCCTAAGGTGTACTCTTAGAATGCCTGGTAGCAGAGAGGCTTTTAAATACAATGTTTCATCTTAAGGCTCAGCTTCGGCAATATATTTGTGTATTCCTGTAAACTAGCCTTGGGTAAAATGTATTAAGAGGATTCTCTGCTACCACTCTCTTTATTTTCCTTTGCATGAACATTGTCAAAATAATTGAGTTCCCATCTAAATGGAAGAAATATGCATtgttaaacatttttttttatcaatgcGTACATAGCCAAGTATATGTTGCAAGtgctgtatatggaataggtagtaagttactaaatgctgtaaagagtttttatgaggatagcgaggctcaggttagggcatgtagaaaagagggagatatttcccagtaaaagtggatCTTGGACAGGGATGTGTGGTGTCACCATGGTTcctgaaattgtaatgacacgattgcaaacaaaccataccgcgggtggggtttgaacccatggtcagagagtctcagaactccagactgccgcgttagtcactgggccagctagcttcaataagattcatccaactaagtatatttctacaccataggaaggttaacattggaaaaccggttatttttatatagccggacttgagtactggaaatgggaagtatgatgcctgcactttaaaggaggggtttgggatattggcagtttggagggatatgttatatatctttatatatgcttcaaaACTTGTATCTGggagcctctgcaaagacagtgattatgtatga
Protein-coding regions in this window:
- the Cals gene encoding calsyntenin-1 codes for the protein MKHGLTGYLAGLSVLVGALESPRVLSCLTRCQEALDTPAMELLQPSMELLTNNEMTQITIEGNNVTNLETLVRRVAYVNGRDFPTPGRRPIALTTNILCDSGKALKVATAQSFVVVMQPHQPSIELNGTTNFAEEYESFRQGLRVFPDVGVYLSAAAEEATAPTPGGQLDECVVSVYPPLNPDHETLVLPDNLISELGLVSSITRQGATISGAHTTHHYQSILRQIHYANRKPAYYLNRAFKLSCSELGGRFTSNEYVQTVTVIHPQLSVDRGSGLTGSSSPLANTIPENPGHSGHTHSQGAESGGPLTHHNPLPVPAHAKIAAHHVELKPAHTVNDVYFTSNVMEGVAVNSAGHAVTIIIVVCVGFLVFMVVLGVIRVRAAHTRHAHEDVADAEMAWDDSSLNITVNPMEQQLELAETQRLRDEDDDDDDSSDDGSNFNDDVDSSDEDEGKPKDLEWDDSTLKI